Part of the Clostridia bacterium genome is shown below.
AAACATTATTTAATAACTACTATTGATAGGTCTGTAGACAGCGAAGTGGAAAAGGTAGTAAAACAAGAAATTGCTATGAACATTCTTAATAATAGTATAAATCTAGATAAGTTATATGAAATAGATTCTATAATAACTCATCATATAAGTATGAGTTCAATTGGTGATTATGCCCATAAGTTTAATGACATAAGTGAAATAGTCAGCGTAATACCAGAAGAGGAAGCAGAGCGAGAAAAGTATGAATCACGAATTATGGAAACACAGAAGATTAGAGTAATAGATTTAAATACCGCAAAAAAGGAGTTGCTACAGTGAAGGATTTAATTACTAATATATTCGACGAAAATGGATTTGTATTAAAGTTTAATGGAATAGTACATGAAAGACCTATATGCCTTTTTTCTAGTGATTCTAAGAGGAATATTAAAACGGCACATTATTTAGTTATATTCATTGATGATATAAACAATTTAACTAGAAACGATATAAGAAAAGAATTAACACAAGATTTTTATAGAATTGAAGGTAGCATTGATACTACAAAAGAAATGAATAAGAATATATATATCCTGGTATGTGCAAAAGCATTAGATCTGGAAAGGGATATAAAGCTGAACGATAGTATAAAAAAAGCAATTTTCGATATTGAGGAAGATCCATATTCATTCAAAAAGTATGTTTTACCATACACAGATAAGGGTGTAAAAGATCTACAAGAAGAAATAGCGAAAGATAATTATAGTATTAATGATACTCTTTATAGGTTGATAAACAATTCAAGTGAATTTATGAAATTCAAAAAAAACATATATGAATCAACGGCATATGAATTAGCTATGAAACTCTTTATCAAGCTACCATATATGAAGTTTGATGTTATAAAAAAAGAGATGAATGATCTATCTGAAAATATAAGTTTAGGGATCGCTCAGATAGGTAATGAAGAAAGGTTATTAGTAAACCAAATAACCCAATATAGTTTAGAGAGTATAAAGACACAATCTCGCCTAAGTGATGAAGATATTCTTAAAATGATAGGGGTGAGCAAATGAGTGGGTATCGTGTAAACAAAGTATATATAGAGAATTTTAAACTGATTGATAAAGTAGAAATTGACTTTGAAAAATCAGATTTGATTGTATTTGATGGACCTAACGGGTATGGGAAAACAACCACTTTTGATGCAATTGAGCTAGCTCTAACAGGCTGTATAAAAAGGATTG
Proteins encoded:
- a CDS encoding ABC-three component system middle component 1, producing MKDLITNIFDENGFVLKFNGIVHERPICLFSSDSKRNIKTAHYLVIFIDDINNLTRNDIRKELTQDFYRIEGSIDTTKEMNKNIYILVCAKALDLERDIKLNDSIKKAIFDIEEDPYSFKKYVLPYTDKGVKDLQEEIAKDNYSINDTLYRLINNSSEFMKFKKNIYESTAYELAMKLFIKLPYMKFDVIKKEMNDLSENISLGIAQIGNEERLLVNQITQYSLESIKTQSRLSDEDILKMIGVSK